The following coding sequences lie in one Leishmania panamensis strain MHOM/PA/94/PSC-1 chromosome 19 sequence genomic window:
- the ATG8 gene encoding ATG8/AUT7/APG8/PAZ2, putative (TriTrypDB/GeneDB-style sysID: LpmP.19.1510): MSSRVAGSYKKAHTLEARLRDAEKVRERAPDRILVICEKAENSPVPDLDKSKFLVPPDATVGGFLVSIRRRITMEAEKALFLFVGDSVPANSTLMSDLFNRYKDEDGFLYVTYSGENTYG, from the coding sequence ATGTCTTCCAGGGTAGCTGGCTCGTACAAGAAGGCGCACACGCTAGAGGCGCGCCTGCGCGACGCGGAGAAGGTTCGCGAGCGTGCTCCCGATCGCATTCTCGTCATCTGCGAAAAGGCAGAGAACTCCCCCGTACCTGATCTGGATAAGAGTAAGTTTTTGGTACCGCCGGACGCGACCGTTGGTGGTTTCCTCGTGAGcatccgccgccgcatcacCATGGAAGCTGAGAAggcgctctttctctttgtgGGCGACAGTGTGCCGGCCAACAGCACCCTCATGAGCGACCTCTTCAACCGTTACAAGGATGAGGACGGGTTCTTGTACGTCACGTACTCTGGCGAGAACACATACGGTTGA